A genome region from Leptospira stimsonii includes the following:
- a CDS encoding acyltransferase family protein, which translates to MNIKEYCFSIFHKKENEYENLNGIRALSILFVVVFHAWVTAKPILPGDPDPLRLFLGSLSSGVDFFFLLSGFLIYGGLFREQERNGKLEIKEFFIKRSLRIFPAFYFALAILYYSKAQQLAKLESIQIDNVQILSLIEETKIRMEYVWVDIFYLSDFFPHYLYNGGWSLSIEEHFYLILPFLCSAFLFRVNIRIRFLFYFIGFLTAFLVRMNLAFPSNMDAAYNFHARFDSILAGMVVYEIFHHFPLTTEGFEKYKSRIVSLLIIAIAVVIFAHQIDPGTSWALVFRPVLLSFGFGVLMYFSFFPGFLKSFFSLSVFRPFARLGYTAYLWHIFAIPIAAKKILPLLQATPTVGMFLLTSLYLILVTFVISWFFFLLIEEPFLILKDKLTGRQKKLS; encoded by the coding sequence ATGAATATAAAAGAATACTGTTTTTCTATATTCCATAAAAAGGAAAACGAATACGAAAATTTGAATGGAATCAGAGCGCTTTCCATTCTTTTCGTTGTCGTATTCCACGCTTGGGTGACTGCGAAACCGATTCTCCCGGGAGATCCGGATCCGTTGCGTCTTTTTCTCGGTTCCCTTTCTTCGGGAGTGGATTTTTTCTTCTTACTCAGCGGGTTTCTGATCTATGGCGGATTGTTTCGAGAACAAGAAAGAAATGGAAAACTGGAAATCAAAGAATTTTTTATCAAAAGATCTCTTCGTATTTTCCCGGCCTTTTATTTTGCTCTCGCGATCCTCTATTATAGTAAGGCTCAACAGCTTGCAAAATTAGAATCCATTCAAATCGATAACGTTCAAATTCTTTCCTTGATAGAAGAGACAAAAATTAGGATGGAATATGTTTGGGTTGATATATTCTACCTTTCCGATTTTTTTCCACATTATCTTTACAACGGCGGTTGGTCGCTCTCAATCGAAGAACATTTCTATCTGATTCTTCCGTTTCTTTGCTCGGCATTTCTTTTCCGAGTAAACATACGGATTCGATTCCTTTTTTACTTCATCGGATTTCTCACCGCGTTTCTAGTTCGAATGAATCTTGCGTTTCCTTCGAACATGGACGCCGCTTATAATTTTCATGCGAGGTTCGACTCAATTCTTGCCGGGATGGTCGTCTACGAGATTTTTCATCACTTTCCGTTGACGACGGAAGGATTTGAAAAATATAAGAGCCGAATCGTTTCCCTTTTAATCATTGCGATTGCGGTCGTAATCTTTGCACATCAGATCGATCCTGGGACTTCCTGGGCGCTTGTATTTCGGCCCGTCCTGCTGTCCTTTGGATTCGGAGTTCTTATGTATTTTTCTTTCTTTCCCGGCTTCCTAAAAAGTTTTTTCAGTCTCTCCGTTTTCAGACCATTCGCTCGGTTAGGATATACCGCTTATCTTTGGCATATATTCGCGATTCCGATCGCGGCAAAAAAAATTCTACCTTTGTTGCAAGCGACCCCGACGGTTGGAATGTTTTTACTAACGAGTCTTTACTTGATTCTTGTTACGTTCGTCATCTCTTGGTTCTTCTTTTTGTTAATCGAAGAGCCGTTTCTAATACTAAAAGATAAACTCACTGGAAGACAAAAGAAATTGAGTTAA
- the lepB gene encoding signal peptidase I, with translation MKSIEKEGKIAKALWRISPIFLSLLTILLMRVFLFQIYFISGYSMAPSYKEGDLILVTKWGFPARIGKWEFSFLEGQVSRFDVLVLDGLEEELSLKRVVGLPGDYFRFENDRILINDGPLQETFLKPGFKTIAPSLSMIPMTAVKGNVPIGDAGRIPPGYFLVLGDNRENSTDSRNYGLVPFQKLRGKVWLFL, from the coding sequence ATGAAAAGTATCGAAAAAGAAGGAAAGATCGCCAAAGCTCTCTGGAGAATTTCTCCGATTTTTCTTTCCCTTTTAACGATCCTTCTCATGCGGGTCTTTCTCTTTCAGATCTATTTTATCTCAGGCTATTCCATGGCCCCTTCCTATAAGGAAGGCGATTTGATCTTAGTTACCAAATGGGGTTTTCCTGCTCGGATCGGAAAATGGGAATTTTCTTTCTTGGAAGGTCAGGTGAGTAGATTCGACGTTTTAGTTTTGGACGGATTGGAAGAAGAACTCAGTTTAAAAAGGGTTGTAGGTTTGCCGGGAGATTATTTTCGTTTTGAGAACGATCGAATTCTCATCAATGACGGACCTCTTCAGGAAACATTTTTAAAACCCGGTTTCAAAACGATCGCACCTTCCCTTTCTATGATTCCGATGACCGCCGTAAAAGGGAACGTTCCGATCGGAGATGCAGGAAGAATTCCCCCCGGTTACTTCTTAGTCTTAGGGGACAATCGTGAAAACTCTACCGACTCCAGGAATTACGGATTGGTCCCCTTTCAAAAATTGAGAGGTAAGGTTTGGCTCTTTTTGTAA
- a CDS encoding acyltransferase family protein, whose protein sequence is MKAAFLSLFEKRIWEKDSLNGLRAISMLIIFIFHFYDGLNSHLPSDSKVIHTFFSNLTSSVDLFFVLSGFLIYGVLYRNWEKTGSVNFKEFYISRSLRIFPAYYALVFITLLIAKMQYKAMSQSTDPAVIESLPLFAEAIDRWIYDALYLSNYIKSLHFHTWSLSLEEQFYLVFPLICYLILFRLSKKPRLTFIAALYLSAPLIRFFVYYFNAGEQPYQVFDSLFHRPAHTRYDSIVIGILAFELYKNWNIIPQNPNRTRELSLLFLGILCLSVTSFVPYSFSVYYTVFRFNFSNIGYILVMLASIHPLSWVGKFLGARVFAPFARVSYGMYLWHMVAIFFASVKLKVRTDTISWFEFTTALGTGLVYAILFALLSYFLVEYPFLSLKNKLRKE, encoded by the coding sequence ATGAAAGCAGCGTTCTTGTCACTTTTTGAAAAACGAATTTGGGAAAAAGATTCGTTAAACGGCCTTAGAGCGATTTCAATGTTGATCATATTTATATTCCATTTTTATGATGGACTGAATTCACACCTTCCGAGTGATTCGAAAGTCATTCATACTTTTTTTAGTAACCTCACTTCATCCGTAGACTTGTTCTTTGTCTTGAGCGGCTTTTTAATCTACGGCGTTTTGTACAGGAATTGGGAAAAAACCGGTTCCGTAAATTTTAAAGAATTTTATATCAGTCGAAGTCTACGAATTTTCCCGGCTTATTATGCGCTTGTATTCATCACTCTACTCATTGCAAAAATGCAATATAAGGCGATGAGTCAATCCACGGATCCGGCCGTGATCGAAAGTTTGCCGCTCTTTGCCGAGGCGATTGATCGATGGATCTACGATGCGCTCTATCTTTCTAATTATATCAAATCTTTACACTTCCATACTTGGTCGCTTTCTTTGGAAGAACAGTTCTATTTGGTATTTCCGTTAATCTGCTATTTAATCTTGTTTCGCTTATCAAAAAAACCGCGACTTACGTTTATCGCCGCCTTATATTTGTCAGCCCCATTGATTCGTTTTTTTGTTTATTATTTTAATGCGGGGGAACAGCCGTATCAGGTTTTCGATTCTCTCTTTCATAGACCCGCTCACACGCGTTACGATTCTATCGTGATTGGAATTCTTGCGTTTGAATTGTATAAGAACTGGAATATCATTCCTCAAAATCCGAATCGGACGCGAGAATTATCGCTCCTATTTCTGGGAATCTTGTGTCTTTCGGTAACTAGCTTTGTACCTTACTCCTTTTCCGTATATTATACGGTTTTCCGATTTAATTTTTCGAATATAGGTTACATTTTGGTGATGCTTGCGAGTATTCATCCGCTTTCCTGGGTTGGGAAATTTTTAGGAGCCAGAGTGTTTGCCCCGTTTGCACGTGTGAGCTACGGAATGTATCTGTGGCACATGGTTGCGATCTTTTTTGCGAGCGTAAAACTTAAGGTGAGAACGGACACGATATCTTGGTTTGAATTCACAACAGCGCTTGGTACCGGTCTCGTGTATGCGATCCTCTTCGCATTGCTTTCTTACTTTTTGGTGGAATATCCGTTTCTGAGTTTGAAAAATAAACTGCGTAAGGAATGA
- a CDS encoding LA_3751/LA_3752 family putative glycosyltransferase, whose amino-acid sequence MKIGNLSDKFKSPRARSFFNVVFFLCIFVFCFSTTSYTLPKSSFAADSLVKILQAKGWVESGFQSQTVHYLGKSIDPAYKYFLIDTSTSRSGEKITPFPFANTIITAPFVAFGFPEGIIYLSAFIFFLYLILLLRITKLYLTPIATIFGTPLLHHFISFSDVSIAATLVLFGITFLLTEDMSFNKNQPRLFISGALMGIACWYRPEVIILTSCFLFSNFLIPLIKTKTIEKEVVRRSFVFSFGFLILFSAFIAYNWVHYDSILGPRVESNRSILLFDWPTKFGSIRSLLINGNGRVGLFGYSAWYLFVIGFCLWNWTKIRETSQIWIITFLTNLTLVCIFTPNDSNIDWGSRYFTCSAFVPLLLLKEFQQIKIGKPIFQKFFLSILGILILYSLNINHKVIRTMRRISLQLTQIQSSIPWSESKVFVTHRNNIANTFGLNYLNQTILLLSSVEDLNKVVLENQKVNFVLIEDVTDNSLSKYAREHFQDRYSITEIRKERIGLIQLTEMISGKK is encoded by the coding sequence ATGAAAATCGGAAATCTCTCTGATAAATTTAAAAGTCCTCGCGCACGTTCCTTTTTCAATGTGGTTTTTTTCTTATGTATTTTTGTTTTTTGCTTTTCTACGACTTCTTATACGTTACCGAAATCCTCTTTTGCCGCAGATAGTTTGGTGAAAATATTGCAGGCTAAGGGCTGGGTAGAATCCGGATTTCAATCCCAAACCGTTCATTATCTCGGTAAATCGATCGACCCCGCTTACAAATACTTTTTGATCGACACTTCAACTTCTCGTTCCGGAGAAAAGATCACACCGTTTCCTTTCGCAAATACAATCATTACCGCCCCCTTTGTTGCATTCGGCTTTCCGGAAGGTATTATCTATCTTTCCGCTTTTATCTTTTTCTTATATCTGATTTTACTACTTAGAATTACGAAACTATACCTGACTCCAATCGCTACAATCTTCGGAACTCCCTTGTTGCATCATTTTATCTCGTTCTCGGACGTTTCCATCGCCGCCACCTTGGTTCTATTCGGAATTACATTTTTGTTAACCGAAGATATGTCGTTTAACAAAAATCAACCCCGTTTGTTTATTTCGGGAGCTTTAATGGGGATCGCTTGTTGGTATAGACCGGAAGTGATCATTCTCACGTCCTGCTTCTTATTCTCAAATTTCCTAATTCCATTGATAAAAACCAAAACGATCGAGAAGGAGGTTGTAAGAAGGAGTTTTGTCTTTTCATTCGGATTTTTGATCCTGTTTTCGGCTTTCATTGCCTACAACTGGGTTCATTACGATTCAATTCTCGGACCAAGAGTTGAATCGAATCGATCCATTCTACTCTTTGATTGGCCGACGAAATTTGGAAGTATCCGAAGTCTTCTGATCAACGGCAACGGAAGAGTTGGTCTTTTCGGTTATTCAGCTTGGTATCTTTTCGTGATCGGATTTTGTTTATGGAATTGGACAAAAATCCGGGAAACTTCGCAGATTTGGATCATTACGTTTTTAACAAACTTGACGCTCGTTTGTATCTTTACTCCAAATGATTCGAACATCGATTGGGGTTCGAGATATTTCACGTGTAGCGCCTTCGTCCCTCTTCTTCTACTAAAAGAGTTTCAACAAATCAAGATTGGAAAACCGATATTTCAAAAATTCTTTCTTTCGATATTGGGAATTCTAATTCTATACTCTCTGAATATAAATCATAAAGTGATCCGAACGATGAGAAGAATTTCTCTCCAATTAACGCAGATTCAATCTTCAATTCCTTGGAGTGAATCAAAAGTTTTCGTTACTCATAGAAATAACATTGCAAATACGTTCGGATTGAATTATCTCAACCAGACGATTCTATTGTTATCGAGCGTAGAAGATCTAAACAAGGTCGTTTTAGAAAATCAAAAAGTAAATTTCGTTCTCATTGAGGACGTCACTGATAATAGCCTGAGCAAATACGCCAGAGAACACTTTCAAGATCGTTATTCCATTACCGAAATAAGAAAAGAGAGAATCGGCTTGATCCAACTCACAGAAATGATTTCCGGAAAAAAATAA
- a CDS encoding LA_3751/LA_3752 family putative glycosyltransferase has protein sequence MILKLKEFFPRFFQNKYVSILAAFLFSYFLYLSIPPKYLLSADHYEKFILGKSIFLSGFQSLDVFYPGFDFDPELKFSLLKMSIVNGHKIIAFPISLGILYAIVFPFGGVYAVYFLSAFLIGSSLYLLGREFKIPSWQIFLFSILSPIVMNGYLFMDVGVGLFLFVSGILLYQKSKENLSITYAIGSVFFLSLCYWFRLEYLIFLGIYWITETFFQRPMNKETKSRKSFFIASSLLCFFFIVYCGFNFTYFHSVLGPRFNANYDSANGSNLFKNFINLLFYGNLKLGLFGYSPFLFLGICVFAFSFLKNWMGLENKEKALIASSVFGILIASSTAPNDGGAEFGSRYLTPGLPGLFLLTSHTFRFIRNQTNLWRIPFYLILGISIFPTWIYYKTTKGFAKNTKGVQEFILKEPKDNLLIFQNGLIGGMASEGLYFQGRVYEAVNVQELVELLEKCSVARNQVSVPFEYFAYTKAYTEGMKDLKYDKDTKNGMLSYLEQFDPTAIEKIQSIQISKRQSLGSIDIVYGIYTRKR, from the coding sequence ATGATCCTAAAACTCAAAGAATTCTTCCCTCGCTTCTTTCAAAACAAATACGTTTCGATTTTGGCCGCGTTTCTTTTTTCGTATTTTCTTTACTTAAGCATTCCTCCGAAATATCTTCTTTCGGCCGATCACTATGAAAAATTCATTCTCGGAAAATCGATTTTTTTAAGCGGCTTTCAATCCTTGGACGTATTCTATCCGGGTTTTGACTTTGATCCGGAACTTAAGTTTAGTTTGCTGAAGATGTCGATCGTAAACGGCCACAAGATCATCGCCTTTCCTATCTCTTTAGGAATTCTTTATGCAATCGTTTTTCCGTTCGGAGGAGTTTATGCAGTCTACTTTTTATCCGCCTTCTTGATCGGCTCTTCCTTATATCTCCTCGGGAGAGAATTCAAAATCCCGTCTTGGCAGATTTTTCTTTTTTCGATATTATCTCCGATCGTAATGAACGGTTATCTATTTATGGATGTCGGTGTGGGTCTTTTTTTATTCGTCTCCGGAATTCTTCTTTATCAAAAATCAAAAGAGAATTTATCCATAACCTACGCGATTGGAAGCGTATTTTTTCTTTCGCTCTGTTATTGGTTTCGTTTGGAATATCTTATTTTTTTGGGGATCTACTGGATTACCGAAACATTCTTTCAACGTCCTATGAACAAGGAAACCAAAAGTAGAAAAAGTTTTTTCATCGCCTCTTCGCTTCTTTGTTTTTTCTTCATCGTTTACTGCGGATTCAACTTTACTTATTTTCATTCGGTATTAGGCCCGAGGTTCAATGCGAATTACGATTCCGCCAACGGATCCAATCTATTTAAGAATTTCATAAATCTTTTATTTTATGGAAATCTAAAGCTCGGACTTTTCGGCTATTCTCCTTTTTTATTTTTAGGAATCTGCGTTTTTGCTTTTTCATTTTTAAAAAACTGGATGGGGCTTGAAAATAAGGAAAAAGCGCTCATCGCGTCTTCCGTTTTCGGAATCCTCATCGCCTCGAGCACCGCACCGAACGATGGAGGAGCGGAATTCGGCTCACGCTATTTAACTCCTGGTCTTCCCGGACTTTTCCTTCTCACGTCGCACACGTTTCGCTTTATAAGGAATCAAACAAATCTCTGGAGAATTCCATTCTATTTGATTCTTGGAATTTCCATCTTTCCCACTTGGATCTATTACAAAACGACCAAAGGTTTTGCTAAGAATACGAAAGGAGTTCAAGAATTCATCCTGAAGGAACCGAAGGATAATCTTTTGATCTTCCAAAACGGGCTCATCGGAGGAATGGCGAGTGAAGGACTTTATTTTCAAGGTAGAGTTTACGAGGCCGTCAACGTACAAGAATTAGTCGAGTTACTCGAAAAATGTTCCGTAGCTCGAAATCAAGTCTCAGTTCCTTTCGAATATTTCGCTTATACGAAAGCATATACGGAAGGAATGAAAGATTTGAAATACGATAAGGATACAAAAAATGGAATGCTTTCTTATCTAGAACAATTCGATCCGACTGCGATTGAAAAAATTCAGTCGATTCAGATCTCAAAAAGACAAAGTCTTGGAAGTATCGATATTGTTTACGGCATCTATACGAGAAAACGATAA
- a CDS encoding LIMLP_15305 family protein, whose translation MQQETSSDSNLLGQFLSQSPVRALIDRYKSEKGKVRSFMEKLPLYASGLKGTEFQNADSLLRKELASQISRLKEPMRRLEEGFVSARKMDLIGSSEIAVVLIDKLTNTIQSAGYGITGLGAGLKATQEELEKLAEFDFSLFKEVEGIENKIQALKVSAESSVEEVRNLVGEIRVALDGLENAFRSRKDLFTKL comes from the coding sequence ATGCAACAGGAAACTTCCTCTGATTCGAATTTACTTGGTCAATTTCTTTCCCAATCTCCGGTAAGGGCACTCATCGATCGTTACAAATCGGAAAAGGGAAAGGTTCGGAGCTTTATGGAAAAGCTTCCTCTCTACGCGAGTGGATTGAAGGGAACCGAATTTCAAAATGCAGATTCTCTTTTGAGAAAGGAATTAGCTTCTCAAATTTCTCGTCTTAAGGAACCGATGCGAAGGCTCGAAGAAGGGTTCGTTTCCGCGAGAAAAATGGATCTAATCGGAAGCAGTGAAATCGCCGTGGTTCTCATCGATAAACTTACGAATACGATTCAGTCTGCAGGTTATGGAATTACCGGTCTTGGAGCCGGACTCAAAGCGACTCAGGAAGAATTGGAAAAACTTGCCGAATTCGATTTTTCCCTTTTTAAAGAAGTGGAAGGAATTGAAAATAAGATCCAGGCTTTGAAAGTTAGCGCCGAATCTTCCGTTGAGGAAGTTCGGAATCTGGTCGGCGAGATCAGAGTTGCGCTGGACGGATTGGAGAACGCGTTTCGATCTCGTAAAGATCTGTTTACGAAACTGTAA
- a CDS encoding SPFH domain-containing protein: protein MALIDVIKYEGQPGEIVWKFPRNDISHFGQLVVNESQEAVFFKEGKALDVFGPGTHTLKTGNIPLLEKIVNLPFGGQTPFTAEIVYVNKSVINMTWGTPAPIQIEDPKYHITLGLRAFGNYNIKVIDSKSFVNTVVGTQQRFNHDGVDKLLKPMVVTRLSDFISEVVLKTGVPITQISQHLEEASNAGKTKTQPDFQKYGLEVVDFFIQSINFDQNDPNFQKIQKVLTDKFEIETMGNMYQQKRMLDIGEAAANNPGGAAGEGMSAGMGLGMGMNMAGMMANMMGQNQAGAKPAGDDAATRIAKLKSLLDGGLITQEEFDTKKKDILNSI, encoded by the coding sequence ATGGCATTGATTGATGTAATCAAATACGAAGGACAACCCGGAGAAATCGTTTGGAAATTTCCGAGAAACGATATCAGCCATTTCGGTCAGCTTGTCGTAAACGAAAGTCAAGAGGCTGTTTTTTTTAAAGAAGGAAAGGCTCTCGATGTTTTTGGACCGGGAACACACACCCTAAAAACGGGAAATATTCCGCTCTTGGAAAAGATCGTCAATCTTCCTTTTGGCGGTCAGACTCCGTTTACGGCGGAAATCGTTTACGTAAACAAGTCCGTGATCAATATGACTTGGGGAACGCCGGCGCCGATTCAGATCGAAGATCCTAAGTATCATATTACTCTCGGACTCAGAGCATTCGGAAATTATAATATTAAAGTGATCGATTCCAAATCTTTTGTGAACACGGTCGTGGGAACGCAACAAAGATTCAATCACGACGGAGTCGATAAACTTCTAAAGCCGATGGTCGTCACCAGACTCAGCGATTTTATATCCGAAGTAGTATTAAAGACCGGAGTTCCGATCACTCAGATCTCTCAACACCTCGAGGAAGCCTCCAATGCGGGGAAAACGAAGACACAACCCGATTTCCAGAAATACGGACTTGAGGTTGTGGACTTCTTCATTCAATCGATCAATTTTGATCAAAACGACCCGAACTTCCAAAAGATTCAGAAAGTTCTCACCGATAAATTCGAAATTGAAACGATGGGAAATATGTATCAGCAGAAAAGAATGTTGGATATTGGAGAAGCCGCCGCGAACAATCCCGGAGGCGCCGCAGGAGAAGGGATGAGCGCCGGAATGGGTTTGGGAATGGGGATGAATATGGCCGGGATGATGGCGAATATGATGGGACAAAACCAAGCGGGAGCGAAACCGGCAGGAGACGATGCCGCGACAAGAATCGCAAAATTGAAATCTCTCCTCGACGGCGGACTGATCACGCAGGAAGAATTTGATACCAAAAAAAAGGACATTTTGAATTCTATCTAA
- the thrC gene encoding threonine synthase: MVPTLTRYKAEFECINDSCKTRYDLNEIVYECRKCGSLLQVSHDLEALKAVSGEAWKQTFDSRFRSVRFPNSSGIWNKREWVLPHIEDENIVTSGEGLSHLFHSERLTADLGLGSFYVKQCGISHTGSFKDLGMTVLLSQVKHMIASGVPIKAVACASSGDTSAALASYAAKAGIPAIIFLPAGKVSQAQLIQPVSNGAKVIALDTDFDGCMQIVKEVTREAGIYLANSMNSLRIEGQKTISVEITQQLEWKVPDWIVIPGGNLGNVSALGAGFEMMLSLGLIDKLPRIVLAQAEHANPLYLSYLKNFESFEPISAKTTLASAIQIGNPVSIQKAIKTLKKFNGVVEQASEAELSDAAARADLYGLYNDPHTGVALASLNKLLKRGTISKGENVVVISTAHGLKFTEFKLKFHAGEIVGTDSEMVNSIHRIEPKAEKVIDLIRNLLHL; this comes from the coding sequence ATGGTTCCCACTCTCACTCGATACAAAGCCGAATTCGAATGTATAAACGATTCCTGTAAGACACGATATGATCTAAACGAAATCGTTTATGAATGCAGAAAATGCGGAAGTCTTCTTCAAGTCTCCCACGACCTAGAAGCCCTCAAGGCGGTATCGGGTGAAGCGTGGAAACAAACGTTCGACTCCAGATTTCGGTCCGTTCGGTTTCCGAATTCTTCCGGAATTTGGAATAAGAGAGAATGGGTTCTTCCCCATATCGAAGATGAGAATATCGTAACGTCGGGGGAAGGTCTTTCGCATCTCTTTCATTCCGAGCGATTGACCGCAGATTTAGGTCTTGGAAGTTTTTACGTAAAGCAGTGCGGGATCTCACACACCGGTTCTTTCAAAGATCTCGGAATGACGGTTCTCTTATCTCAAGTCAAACATATGATCGCGAGCGGAGTTCCGATCAAAGCCGTCGCTTGTGCGAGTTCCGGAGATACTTCTGCGGCTCTGGCTTCCTACGCGGCGAAAGCAGGGATACCGGCGATTATCTTTCTTCCCGCTGGAAAAGTATCGCAGGCGCAACTCATCCAACCGGTTTCGAACGGGGCGAAAGTAATCGCACTCGATACGGATTTTGACGGATGTATGCAAATCGTCAAAGAGGTCACTCGTGAAGCGGGGATCTACCTCGCAAATTCGATGAATTCCTTACGAATCGAAGGACAAAAAACGATCTCCGTTGAAATCACACAACAATTGGAATGGAAGGTTCCCGATTGGATCGTGATTCCCGGCGGAAATCTCGGAAACGTTTCTGCGCTTGGAGCCGGTTTTGAAATGATGCTTTCTCTCGGGTTGATCGATAAATTACCGAGAATCGTATTGGCCCAGGCGGAACACGCAAATCCGTTGTATTTGTCTTATTTAAAGAATTTTGAAAGTTTCGAACCTATTTCTGCGAAGACAACTTTGGCTTCTGCGATTCAAATTGGAAATCCGGTCTCCATTCAGAAGGCGATCAAAACTCTGAAGAAATTCAACGGTGTTGTGGAACAAGCGAGTGAAGCCGAACTTTCCGACGCGGCGGCTCGGGCTGATCTTTACGGTCTCTACAATGATCCACATACAGGCGTCGCACTCGCGTCCTTGAATAAACTTTTGAAAAGAGGAACGATTTCAAAAGGTGAGAATGTGGTCGTCATCTCTACCGCGCATGGATTAAAATTCACTGAATTTAAGCTTAAATTCCATGCCGGAGAAATTGTCGGAACGGACTCTGAGATGGTGAATTCCATTCATAGAATCGAGCCAAAAGCAGAGAAAGTAATCGATTTGATTCGAAATCTGTTACATTTGTAA
- a CDS encoding LIC10486 family protein, which yields MEPSNQVNKLQEQANLMNLALESVVTEDQAVELIQGKIRDAFLLKIRIDIENRSGAVVALVSKYKNEVIEIYSLFSNSSLIRKIRSFEDSAAFALDMVEAAKSEPFDPSLSDSIGRIVYSKLTKAVLESSYPNWERNDASSLVNILENQIKTSLKVNIVRIQADVEYMSSLKFRAKNVFSGVIPPVNRPAEEPGIGQVPESQEKTPVQRQIEQFKRPFGRVVLAKTVLSPVGGVDFDDLNEGDKLLFQLPMGSMDEKAMAKTLGGFDDAGNPKSIVGEFIGIAAGKGEYHIFAKGPSGVLLQAFEERPVRLARVKGKTTSAASTPTKVESGGGSLGMIIVAGVVVVLGLLVFLILK from the coding sequence ATGGAACCGAGTAATCAAGTTAATAAGTTACAAGAACAAGCGAATCTAATGAATCTCGCTCTTGAATCTGTAGTTACGGAAGATCAAGCAGTAGAACTGATTCAAGGAAAGATTCGCGACGCTTTTCTTTTGAAAATTAGGATCGATATCGAAAATAGAAGTGGAGCCGTCGTTGCATTAGTAAGCAAATATAAGAACGAAGTAATAGAAATTTATTCTCTCTTTTCCAATTCTTCTTTGATTCGTAAGATTCGTAGTTTTGAAGATTCGGCCGCGTTTGCGTTGGATATGGTGGAAGCGGCGAAGTCGGAACCGTTCGACCCGAGCTTATCCGATAGTATCGGTCGGATCGTATATTCTAAACTTACCAAAGCAGTTTTGGAATCTTCCTATCCGAACTGGGAAAGAAACGACGCTTCCAGTCTTGTTAATATTTTAGAAAATCAAATCAAAACATCATTAAAAGTGAATATAGTTCGCATCCAAGCGGATGTAGAATATATGTCCAGTTTGAAGTTCAGAGCTAAGAACGTGTTTAGCGGAGTGATTCCACCCGTAAATCGTCCCGCGGAAGAACCCGGAATCGGACAAGTTCCAGAAAGCCAGGAAAAAACTCCGGTCCAAAGGCAGATCGAACAGTTCAAAAGACCTTTCGGAAGAGTGGTGCTCGCAAAAACCGTTCTTTCTCCGGTCGGCGGGGTTGACTTTGACGATTTGAACGAAGGAGACAAGCTCCTATTTCAATTGCCTATGGGGAGTATGGATGAAAAGGCCATGGCGAAAACATTAGGCGGTTTTGATGACGCCGGCAATCCTAAGAGCATTGTGGGAGAATTTATCGGAATCGCCGCTGGAAAAGGAGAATACCATATCTTTGCAAAAGGACCTTCCGGTGTTTTATTACAGGCCTTCGAAGAACGTCCCGTTCGACTTGCAAGAGTGAAAGGAAAAACGACCAGCGCCGCATCGACTCCGACAAAAGTGGAATCCGGAGGCGGATCTTTAGGAATGATCATCGTCGCGGGCGTAGTCGTCGTCTTGGGTCTACTTGTTTTTCTCATTCTAAAATAA